DNA sequence from the Chloroflexota bacterium genome:
CGGCGAGCCCGCCAGGGAACGGCAAGCCGACGGCGAGCCCGCCCGGGAACGGCAAGCCGCCCGCGAGCCCGCCCGGGAACGGCAAGCCGCCCGCGAGCCCACCCGCCAACGGCAAGCCGACGGCGAGCCCGCCAGGGAACGGCAAGCCGACGGCGAGCCCGCCCGGGAACGGCAACGCCGCCGCCAACGGACACGCCAAGGCGCACTGAACCGAGGCACGGCCCTCATAACGGGAGGGCACGTCGTTCGTTAGCAGCAACGTGGCCCTTATCCATCGGTCTGACTCACGATCCTCGGCACGTCTCGCCTTCGAACGCGGGGCCGGGCAGTCGGTCGTCGAGTTCGCGGTCCTGCTGCCGTTGTTCATGCTCCTGCTCCTCGTCACGGTGGACTTCGGGCGTCTCTTCTTCTCCTACATCCAGATAACCAACGCCGCACGCGAAGGCGCCGCCTATGCGGCAGTCGATCCCACGAATCTCGCCGCTATCACGACCCGCGCCACCGCCGAGGCCAACTCCCAGGCCCAGGGCGGTGAGCATCCGATCGCGGTGACGACCGCGTGCGTCGACACGACCGGAGCGACGATCCCGTGCAGCGGCGCCCCCGGCGGGGGCGGCCCGGGCTACACGGTGACCGTGACCGCGAGCGAGGTGTTCAGCTTCCTCACGCCGTGGATGAATGGGCTCCTCGGCAACAACTTCACGATGTCCACCTCGGCATCCGCAGTGGCCCTCGGCCTCGCGCCGAACAGCTC
Encoded proteins:
- a CDS encoding iron dicitrate transport regulator FecR, with translation ASPPGNGKPTASPPGNGKPPASPPGNGKPPASPPANGKPTASPPGNGKPTASPPGNGNAAANGHAKAH